The Halomicronema hongdechloris C2206 genome includes a window with the following:
- a CDS encoding type 1 glutamine amidotransferase, protein MALQLTLTHLYPTHLNLYGDTGNVLVLRQRCQWMGIDCRVRSQEIGDTADPGQTDLYFMGGGQDHDQLMVVDDFHRLKAEAIYQDTESDRVFLGVCGGYQLMGHTFLMGNGQETQGLGIIDVRTRAPSTEVKQRCIGNLIAELSPDIYQQMQTIYTEPKPIPRTLVGFENHSGQTCLGATVVPLATTLSGFGNNAFEGHEGARHRNIFGSYMHGSLLPKNPHLADYLLWLALSRKYNDPELTLPALDDAEELAAHHHVMQRYGRSAALHSG, encoded by the coding sequence ATGGCGCTGCAGTTGACCCTGACCCACCTCTATCCCACCCACTTGAATCTCTATGGAGATACGGGCAATGTGTTGGTGCTGCGGCAGCGCTGCCAGTGGATGGGCATTGACTGCCGGGTGCGATCGCAAGAGATCGGAGACACAGCTGACCCGGGGCAGACGGATTTGTACTTCATGGGGGGCGGTCAAGATCACGATCAGCTGATGGTCGTGGATGATTTTCATCGACTCAAGGCTGAGGCCATTTACCAAGATACGGAGAGTGATCGGGTGTTTTTAGGGGTGTGCGGGGGCTACCAGTTGATGGGCCACACCTTTCTCATGGGCAATGGCCAGGAAACACAGGGATTGGGCATTATCGATGTCCGCACTCGGGCCCCTAGTACCGAGGTGAAGCAGCGCTGCATTGGCAACCTGATTGCGGAACTCTCCCCGGACATTTACCAACAGATGCAGACCATCTACACCGAGCCGAAGCCGATTCCTCGGACTCTGGTGGGGTTTGAAAATCATTCTGGCCAGACCTGCTTGGGGGCGACGGTGGTGCCGTTAGCGACAACGCTATCTGGCTTTGGCAACAATGCCTTCGAAGGCCATGAAGGGGCTCGCCATCGCAATATCTTTGGCAGCTATATGCATGGATCGCTATTGCCGAAGAATCCCCATTTGGCTGACTATCTGCTCTGGCTGGCCCTGAGTCGCAAATATAATGATCCGGAACTCACGCTGCCGGCCCTGGATGATGCGGAAGAACTGGCAGCCCATCACCATGTGATGCAGCGCTATGGTCGCTCGGCGGCGTTGCATTCGGGCTGA
- a CDS encoding QcrA and Rieske domain-containing protein produces MVVWAVHCRLRSQLAPPRSQSPQSESEAESEYVEVASLSQFGENSQVLSEDSPVGTILLARSPNSPDVIYAVNPTCTHAGCTVDWNVARELFVCPCHQSQYAVDGDVVGGPAPSPLPRFNVKVEGDRVLVKPLPG; encoded by the coding sequence TTGGTTGTTTGGGCAGTTCATTGCCGGTTGCGATCGCAGCTTGCACCCCCTAGGTCTCAATCCCCCCAATCGGAATCGGAGGCAGAGTCTGAATATGTTGAGGTAGCCAGCCTCAGCCAGTTTGGCGAAAATAGCCAAGTTCTCAGCGAGGACTCGCCGGTGGGCACCATCCTGCTGGCTCGCTCTCCCAACAGTCCGGATGTGATCTATGCCGTCAACCCTACCTGCACCCATGCCGGCTGCACCGTGGATTGGAACGTGGCCCGGGAGCTATTTGTCTGCCCCTGCCACCAGTCTCAATACGCCGTCGATGGCGATGTGGTGGGTGGTCCGGCCCCCAGCCCCTTACCCCGATTCAACGTCAAAGTCGAGGGGGATCGGGTCTTGGTCAAACCCCTGCCCGGCTAA
- a CDS encoding M23 family metallopeptidase — translation MTRLLTTLIRFSRRAGLLRRRSVGMLAVAGISLWGIVDLVQHPAQVDAVEVAAGNVAIADPWQGASFPVENFQAYTSPFGYRQDPYSGGQRFHYGLDLAAPSGSYVRNWWGGQVIEVSDNSSCGTSIVVRSGDWRHIYCHMHGHVVQENGRRYMQDSHGGLRIVEGQRLPAGARIGRVGMTGRTTGPHLHWGLKYRGSWVDPALVLQAMYRSQRAALQSPN, via the coding sequence ATGACACGCTTGTTGACGACGCTGATTCGTTTTTCTAGGCGAGCCGGATTGCTACGGCGGCGATCGGTAGGAATGCTGGCGGTGGCCGGGATCAGTCTCTGGGGCATAGTCGATCTGGTCCAGCATCCGGCCCAGGTAGATGCGGTGGAGGTTGCCGCCGGTAACGTTGCGATCGCAGATCCCTGGCAAGGGGCCTCCTTCCCGGTGGAAAACTTCCAAGCCTACACCTCTCCCTTCGGCTATCGCCAAGATCCCTACAGCGGCGGGCAGCGCTTCCACTATGGCCTCGACCTAGCCGCTCCCTCCGGCAGTTATGTGCGCAACTGGTGGGGCGGCCAAGTGATAGAAGTCTCCGACAATAGCTCCTGCGGCACCTCTATCGTCGTCCGCTCCGGCGACTGGCGTCACATCTACTGCCACATGCACGGCCACGTAGTGCAGGAAAACGGCCGCCGCTACATGCAAGACAGCCACGGGGGCCTTCGCATTGTCGAGGGGCAGCGACTGCCGGCTGGGGCCCGCATCGGTCGAGTCGGCATGACCGGCCGCACCACCGGACCGCACCTGCACTGGGGCTTGAAATATCGGGGCAGTTGGGTCGATCCGGCTCTAGTGCTGCAGGCCATGTATCGCAGTCAGCGAGCCGCTCTGCAGAGTCCTAACTAG